The DNA segment ATATCAAAGCTCTCGAAGCGCTCCAGCGCACACTGAAGGCCACCCGTCGGAGCAAGGAATTGCGAGACGACGCCGACGCCGTTGCCAGTCGAACGAGGAAGCACTCGAGTGCCTTTCGTGAGACGACACTCGCACATCTCGATTCCGCGCTCGAGGAGTTACAGGAAGCCGTCTCGGGAGGTTCACTCGAAGCCGACGAGCGGACGCGAGACCTGCTCGAAGATGCGAGACGACTCCGTCGAGAAGTCGACAGACGACTCGAGCGTCAGTCGGACTCACTGAGAGCGGACGAATCGGCCGCCGAAACCTACCGGATCGATATCCACTCCGAGAACGATGACTCGGGGGCTCGAGACGAGAGCGGGCGGGCGACGGAGTCGAAAGATTCTCCCGTCGACGTCGATGTCGACGCCGAACTCGAGACCCTGAAAGAACAATACGCACCAGCGGACGAGGAGCCGTCGGAGAACGATGACACACAAGGCGACGATACCGACTCGAGGGCCGCCAACGAGGGGAACGACGATACCGACTCGAGGGCTGCCAACGAGGGGAACGACGATACCGACTCGAGGGCTGCCAACGAGGGGAACGACGATACCGATTCGGGGAAGGGTGACAACGGGCAAAATGGCGAACGTGACGACACCGACTCGGGGAAGGGTGACAACGGGCAAAATGGCGAACGTGACGACACCGACGATCACCGCTCGAATGACGACGGGTAGTGAATTTTCCAGCTGCCTGTGCCAGCCTCCCATCGTCGACACGGTTCACTGTAACTCACCCAGAGACGTTACCGGAAACCTTTTCGAGCGGTCATAACGTCGGTTCTCTCGATGGAGAACCGATTCACTCCGAAATCGGTTCGAACCGATAGCCGTCCCACTCCTGTTCACTGCCCGCTTTGATCCCAACTGTCGGGTCCCGCAGTTCGTCGACGTAGACCGGCCGAACGGTATCGCCGCTTTCGACATCGCCGGTCGTCAGTTGTCCGAGCGCCCGGACGGGCGTGTCGACTTCGTGATCCTCGAGGTCGAATTCGACGATAGCAAGATGGTTGGGCTGTCTAACACCGGGTGGTGTCGCCGTGCTCGTCGTCCAGGTGACGACTGTTGCCGTGTACTCGCTCAGATCGATCGTATCGACCGGTTCTTCGCCATCGAGTCCGAGGTGATGACCGGGGAATCCGACCGAGCCATCAGCGTAAACGAACGCCTCCATCGTCATTGTCCTGCCTCCATAATCGTCGTGATCACACAGTTGCCGAATCCACCGACGTTACAACAGAGACCGACGTCAGCATCGACCTGCCGCGGGCCTGCCTCACCGACGACCTGTTCGTAGATTTCGACACCCTGAGCGACGCCGCTCGCCCCCAGTGGGTGTCCTTTGGATTTGAGACCGCCCGACGTGTTGATCGGCAACGACCCCGACCGCTCGGTGTCGCCAGCCTCGACGCGCTTCCAGGCCTCGCCGTGGCTGGCAAAGCCGAGCCCCTCCATCTGCAGGAATTCGAGAATCGTGAACATGTCGTGTAGTTCGGCCACGTCGACGTCCTCTGGGCCGTAGCCGCTCATCTCGTAGGCCCCTTTACCACTCTCGACGACGCCGTTCATCACCGTCGGGTCCGGGCGCTCGTGCACGACG comes from the Natronosalvus amylolyticus genome and includes:
- a CDS encoding DUF7547 family protein, whose translation is MDDRTDELTTAIRELTATLDELRVDLERGRTRPRPRFRPPTPEELATFGDEVAIPATIGILKLNIKALEALQRTLKATRRSKELRDDADAVASRTRKHSSAFRETTLAHLDSALEELQEAVSGGSLEADERTRDLLEDARRLRREVDRRLERQSDSLRADESAAETYRIDIHSENDDSGARDESGRATESKDSPVDVDVDAELETLKEQYAPADEEPSENDDTQGDDTDSRAANEGNDDTDSRAANEGNDDTDSRAANEGNDDTDSGKGDNGQNGERDDTDSGKGDNGQNGERDDTDDHRSNDDG
- a CDS encoding nucleic acid-binding protein, yielding MTMEAFVYADGSVGFPGHHLGLDGEEPVDTIDLSEYTATVVTWTTSTATPPGVRQPNHLAIVEFDLEDHEVDTPVRALGQLTTGDVESGDTVRPVYVDELRDPTVGIKAGSEQEWDGYRFEPISE